One Tolypothrix bouteillei VB521301 DNA window includes the following coding sequences:
- a CDS encoding DUF4870 domain-containing protein: MQVTYDSDKRKLLSSLSHGAIFFSTALFSIGIPIVINLISDDPVVKSNAKESINFHFNVWFWATVIGVPLGILSWLTFGLGGILFFPVVAFGFLLHWGLTIWALLHCFSNPDEPFRYPFIFRLF, translated from the coding sequence ATGCAAGTTACATACGATTCTGATAAGCGCAAATTGCTGTCATCTCTGTCTCACGGTGCAATATTCTTCAGCACAGCGCTGTTTTCGATTGGTATTCCAATAGTAATTAACTTAATTTCGGATGACCCAGTTGTTAAAAGTAACGCCAAAGAATCTATTAATTTTCACTTTAATGTTTGGTTTTGGGCGACTGTCATTGGAGTCCCCTTAGGTATTTTATCTTGGCTTACCTTTGGGCTTGGTGGAATTTTGTTCTTTCCAGTTGTTGCGTTTGGCTTTTTACTACACTGGGGACTGACAATTTGGGCATTGTTACATTGTTTTAGCAATCCTGACGAACCGTTCCGTTATCCGTTCATTTTTCGACTGTTTTAA
- a CDS encoding antibiotic biosynthesis monooxygenase family protein produces the protein MILEVAILQIKPGKSPEFEKAFKLASSIISSMNGYVSHELQRCLEADNKYILLVQWEKLEDHTVGFRQSSEYEQWRQLLHHFYEPFPTVEHYEMVVSNNLQSQLINE, from the coding sequence ATGATTTTAGAAGTTGCAATTCTCCAGATAAAACCCGGAAAATCACCAGAATTTGAGAAAGCTTTCAAGCTAGCTTCATCAATTATTTCTTCAATGAATGGCTATGTGAGTCACGAGCTACAACGATGTTTGGAGGCAGATAATAAGTATATTTTACTAGTGCAATGGGAAAAATTAGAAGACCATACAGTTGGTTTTCGTCAATCCTCAGAGTACGAACAATGGCGTCAATTGTTGCATCATTTTTACGAGCCATTTCCAACAGTAGAACATTATGAAATGGTAGTCAGTAACAACCTCCAATCGCAGTTAATTAATGAATGA
- a CDS encoding class I SAM-dependent methyltransferase, producing the protein MNAYQVNDFDKISLTAFMVSLARQFTDIPHAQDLAQLVEAQRFIEISLPQKQDKSVLLTARVEARYKAINQVMAQYQITQILELASGLLPRGLNLSCDPNITFIETDLPAMICCKQQLVQQLIGERPNLHFVELDATSSRSDFLKSTFHFKAEQPVMILCEGLLTHLTLSEKQKVCSNVREVLHAYGGVWITPDFIDTVSLSRSLENDPELQKLIQTGTDFTGRSLVDRNFTTPEQARQFASEQGFRVVEYSLLNVINELSSLRFLGVDAEVVKKMLATQSVFALTLDTAY; encoded by the coding sequence ATGAACGCATACCAAGTCAATGACTTCGATAAAATTAGCCTCACTGCTTTCATGGTAAGTTTAGCCAGACAGTTTACAGATATTCCCCATGCTCAAGATCTGGCACAATTGGTAGAAGCGCAAAGATTCATAGAGATATCTTTACCGCAAAAGCAAGACAAGAGCGTTTTGCTGACAGCACGCGTGGAAGCTCGCTACAAAGCAATTAACCAAGTCATGGCTCAATATCAAATAACACAAATTCTTGAGCTAGCATCTGGTTTGCTACCGCGTGGTCTTAACTTATCTTGTGACCCTAACATCACTTTTATTGAAACCGATCTGCCTGCAATGATTTGTTGCAAGCAGCAACTGGTTCAGCAACTTATTGGGGAACGTCCCAATTTGCACTTTGTAGAATTAGATGCTACTAGCAGTCGCAGCGATTTTTTAAAAAGTACCTTTCATTTTAAAGCAGAACAGCCAGTCATGATTTTGTGTGAGGGGTTGCTGACCCATCTTACACTGTCAGAAAAGCAAAAAGTCTGTAGCAATGTCCGAGAAGTGCTTCACGCTTATGGTGGAGTTTGGATTACCCCTGATTTCATTGATACAGTGAGCCTTTCGCGATCGCTAGAAAATGACCCAGAATTACAAAAGCTCATACAAACGGGAACCGACTTTACAGGTAGATCTTTAGTCGATCGTAATTTTACAACTCCCGAGCAAGCGCGACAATTCGCTTCCGAACAAGGTTTTCGCGTGGTGGAGTATAGTCTGTTAAATGTAATAAACGAGTTAAGCTCTTTAAGATTTTTAGGCGTTGATGCAGAAGTGGTTAAGAAAATGCTCGCCACTCAGTCTGTCTTTGCACTGACTCTTGATACTGCTTATTAA
- a CDS encoding Mo-dependent nitrogenase C-terminal domain-containing protein, whose protein sequence is MLNFIRNNPYQNDCINFQLNSLDLLQPIRHWLDRIEITSPKIAHFLCRSIPVQCPFERDIYLFGQKVAHIPPLCKLNPFYEQVSSLRFRALCYLADECGEDVRCYC, encoded by the coding sequence ATGCTTAACTTCATCAGAAACAATCCTTATCAGAACGACTGCATTAACTTCCAATTGAACAGCCTGGATCTCCTGCAACCGATTCGTCATTGGCTCGATCGCATCGAAATCACCAGCCCCAAAATAGCCCATTTTCTCTGCAGATCGATTCCAGTTCAATGTCCTTTTGAGCGCGATATCTATCTTTTTGGGCAAAAAGTAGCCCATATTCCGCCTCTTTGCAAGCTCAATCCCTTTTACGAGCAAGTTTCCAGTTTGAGGTTTCGCGCCCTTTGCTACCTTGCTGATGAGTGTGGGGAAGACGTGCGTTGTTACTGTTAA
- a CDS encoding helix-turn-helix domain-containing protein, protein MLKSQIQLIDSTTQEIFPAAPDGTVLLSSMNAGWRGITVELHQIAPLELPEHYIEGHRLIVHTGKPIHYEWKDSSRWRQKLLKPGDFCLQTHGDMNAPRWREKFEFVAISLEPEFVSQVFQDTVATENVAFQERRCEYDPIVTHFASRFKTELKSRNYAGGLYGESLGLAFALHLLAHHGVSSKKPLEPKGKLSGLQLRQAIEYIHDHLSEDLSLIALADQVNLSPYHFARLFKRSLRRSPHQYVLQNRVERAKQLISISPYANLTDIGLQVGFYDQAHFTKAFKQIVGVLPKNFSKLQAHPLIPLAS, encoded by the coding sequence ATGCTTAAAAGCCAGATTCAACTGATTGACAGCACGACGCAAGAAATTTTCCCGGCTGCTCCTGATGGAACTGTGTTACTCTCAAGTATGAATGCGGGCTGGCGCGGAATTACGGTAGAACTTCACCAAATCGCACCGCTTGAACTCCCCGAACACTACATTGAAGGACACCGTCTCATTGTCCATACTGGCAAACCAATCCATTATGAATGGAAAGATAGTAGTCGTTGGCGACAGAAGCTTCTCAAACCTGGTGACTTTTGCCTTCAAACACATGGAGATATGAATGCACCCCGTTGGAGAGAAAAATTTGAGTTTGTCGCAATATCTCTGGAACCAGAATTTGTCAGCCAAGTTTTTCAAGATACTGTTGCAACTGAAAATGTCGCTTTTCAAGAACGACGTTGCGAATATGACCCGATTGTAACTCACTTTGCGTCGCGTTTCAAAACAGAGTTGAAATCCAGAAATTATGCTGGAGGATTGTACGGTGAATCTCTGGGATTGGCATTTGCACTACATTTATTGGCACATCATGGGGTTAGCAGTAAAAAACCTCTTGAACCAAAAGGAAAGCTATCGGGATTGCAATTGAGACAAGCTATTGAGTATATCCACGATCATCTAAGCGAGGATTTGAGTCTTATTGCTTTAGCAGACCAAGTCAATCTCAGCCCCTATCACTTTGCTCGTTTGTTTAAGCGATCGCTTAGACGCTCTCCCCATCAGTACGTGCTGCAAAATCGAGTAGAGCGAGCTAAGCAATTAATTTCAATCTCTCCATATGCGAATTTAACAGATATTGGTCTACAAGTTGGTTTCTACGACCAAGCACATTTCACCAAAGCTTTTAAGCAGATTGTTGGTGTTTTACCAAAAAACTTCTCAAAACTACAAGCGCACCCATTGATTCCTCTCGCTTCTTAA